From a region of the Buteo buteo chromosome 7, bButBut1.hap1.1, whole genome shotgun sequence genome:
- the TMEM120A gene encoding transmembrane protein 120A produces MACGTSAAECLREWEELQDGYQRIQDNHKLYKQKLEELTKLQDGISSSIARQKKRLKELSLSLKKCKAHVSPEQEESIQETQNLIKERQNVFFEMEAYLPKKNGLYLSLVLGNVNVTLLSKQAKFAYKDEYEKFKLYLTIILLIVSFSCRFLLNSRVTDAVFNFLLVWYYCTLTIRESILINNGSKIKGWWVFHHYVSTFLSGVMLTWPDGLMYQMFRNQFLSFSMYQSFVQFLQYYYQSGCLYRLRALGERHNMDLTVEGFQSWMWRGLTFLLPFLFFGQFWQLYNAVTLFRMIQHPECKEWQVLMCGLPFFILFLGNFFTTLRVVHQKFQNKNKDTKRN; encoded by the exons ATGGCCTGCGGCACCTCGGCCGCCGAGTGCCTACGGGAGTGGGAGGAGCTGCAGGACGGCTACCAGCGCATCCAG GATAATCACAAGCTGTACAAGCAGAAACTCGAGGAGCTAACCAAGCTCCAGGATGGGATCTCGAGCTCCATCGCACGGCAGAAGAAGCGGCTGAAAGAGCTGTCGTTGTCCCTCAAAAA ATGCAAAGCCCACGTGAGTCCCGAACAGGAGGAGTCCATCCAAGAGACCCAGAACCTAATAAAAGAGAGGCAGAACGTTTTCTTCGAGATGGAGGCCTATCTGCCAAAGAAGAACGG GTTGTACCTGAGTCTGGTGCTCGGGAACGTGAATGTCACGCTGCTCAGCAAGCAGGCCAA GTTTGCATATAAAGATGAGTACGAGAAGTTCAAGCTCTACCTCACCATCATCTTACTCATTGTCTCCTTCTCCTGTCGGTTCCTTCTCAACTCCAG GGTGACAGATGCCGTCTTTAACTTCCTCCTGGTGTGGTACTACTGCACCCTCACCATCCGGGAGAGCATCTTGATCAACAATGGATCCAA AATCAAAGGCTGGTGGGTTTTCCATCACTACGTCTCCACTTTCCTCTCAGGTGTCATGCTGACATG GCCGGATGGGCTCATGTACCAGATGTTCAGGAACCAGTTCCTCTCCTTCTCCATGTACCAGA GCTTTGTGCAGTTCCTCCAGTACTACTATCAGAGCGGGTGCTTGTATCGGCTGCGAGCGCTGGGCGAGAGGCACAACATGGATCTGACTGTGG AGGGCTTCCAGTCCTGGATGTGGAGAGGCCTCACGTTcctgcttcccttcctcttctttggGCAG TTCTGGCAGCTCTACAATGCTGTGACCCTCTTCCGCATGATCCAGCACCCGGAATGCAAGGAGTGGCAG GTCCTCATGTGTGGCCTCCCCTTCTTCATCCTCTTCCTGGGGAACTTCTTCACCACCCTCCGCGTCGTCCACCAGAAGTTTCAGAACAAGAACAAAGACACGAAGCGGAATTGA
- the POR gene encoding NADPH--cytochrome P450 reductase: MGDAGMEPNISPPDSSAQQDSAFSMMDLFLISLIVGLFTYWFFFRKKKEEVPDLPKMQSVAAPVRDSSFIEKMKKTGRNIVVFYGSQTGTAEEFANRLSKDAHRYGLRGMAADPEEYDLSDLSRLSEIDKSLAVFCMATYGEGDPTDNAQDFYDWLQEADADLSGLRFAVFGLGNKTYEHFNAMGKYVDKRLEELGAQRIFELGLGDDDGNLEEDFITWREQFWPAVCEHFGVEATGEESSIRQYELVVHTDVNMNKVYTGEMGRLKSYENQKPPFDAKNPFLAQVRENRKLNQGGERHLMHLELDISNSKIRYESGDHVAVYPANDCSLVNQIGEILGTDLDTIMSLNNLDEESNKKHPFPCPTSYRTALTYYLDITNPPRTNVLYELAQYATDAGEQERLRKMASSAAEGKALYLSWVVEARRNILAILQDMPSLRPPIDHLCELLPRLQARYYSIASSSKVHPNAIHICAVTVEYETKTGRLNKGVATNWLKNKVPDENGSNSLVPMYVRKSQFRLPFKPSTPVIMIGPGTGIAPFIGFIQERAWLKQQGKEVGETVLYYGCRREREDYLYREELARFHQEGVLTQLNVAFSRDQAEKVYVQHLLKKNKENIWKLVNEGNAHIYVCGDARNMARDVQNTFYEIVAEFGNMSQPQAVDYVKKLMTKGRYSLDVWS, encoded by the exons agcAGCTCCGGTGAGGGACAGCAGCTTCAttgagaagatgaagaagacG GGGCGAAACATAGTGGTTTTCTATGGTTCCCAGACGGGTACAGCAGAGGAGTTTGCCAATCGTCTCTCCAAAGACGCTCATCGCTACGGGCTCCGGGGCATGGCAGCGGATCCAGAGGAGTATGACTTG TCGGACCTGAGTCGCCTCTCCGAGATTGACAAGTCCTTAGCTGTGTTCTGCATGGCCACTTATGGCGAAGGTGATCCCACGGACAATGCCCAAGACTTCTAcgactggctgcaggaggcCGACGCTGACTTGTCAGGTCTCCGATTTGCA GTCTTTGGGCTGGGGAACAAGACTTATGAGCACTTCAATGCCATGGGAAAGTATGTGGACAAGAGACTGGAGGAGCTTGGAGCCCAACGCATCTTTGAACTTGGGCTGGGAGATGACGATGGCAA CTTGGAAGAAGACTTCATCACCTGGAGAGAGCAGTTCTGGCCAGCAGTGTGTGAGCACTTTGGGGTGGAGGCTACAGGAGAAGAGTCCAG catCCGCCAGTATGAGCTGGTGGTGCACACAGATGTGAACATGAACAAAGTCTACACTGGTGAGATGGGTCGTCTCAAGAGCTACGAGAACCAGAAGCC ACCGTTTGATGCCAAGAACCCCTTCCTGGCCCAGGTTAGAGAAAACCGCAAGCTGAATCAGGGTGGAGAGCGACACCTTATGCACTTGGAGCTGGATATCTCCAATTCCAAAATCAG GTATGAGTCTGGGGACCATGTGGCAGTGTACCCAGCCAACGACTGTTCTTTGGTGAATCAGATTGGTGAGATCCTGGGCACGGATCTGGACACAATCATGTCTCTAAACAATTTGGACG aGGAATCCAATAAGAAACATCCATTCCCCTGCCCCACATCCTACCGTACAGCCCTGACATACTACCTGGACATCACCAACCCACCCCGCACCAATGTCCTCTATGAGCTGGCCCAGTATGCCACGGATGCCGGCGAGCAGGAGCGCCTCCGCAAAATGGCATCATCTGCTGCTGAGGGGAAG GCTCTTTACCTCAGCTGGGTGGTGGAGGCCCGGAGGAACATCCTGGCCATCCTGCAGGACATGCCCTCGCTGCGCCCCCCCATCGACCACTTGTGTGAGCTCCTGCCCCGCCTGCAGGCCCGCTACTACTCCATCGCCTCCTCCTCCAAG GTTCACCCCAACGCCATCCACATCTGTGCTGTGACAGTGGAGTACGAGACCAAGACGGGACGCCTGAACAAAGGGGTGGCCACCAACTGGCTCAAGAACAAGGTGCCTGACGAAAATGGGAGCAACTCCCTGGTGCCCATGTATGTCAGGAAGTCGCAGTTTCGCCTGCCCTTCAAACCCAGCACGCCCGTCATCATGATCGGACCAGGGACTGGCATAGCCCCCTTTATTGGCTTCATTCAGGAGCGGGCCTGGCTGAAGCAGCAAG GCAAAGAGGTGGGCGAGACGGTGCTTTACTACGGCTGCCGCCGCGAGCGTGAGGATTACCTGTACCGCGAGGAGCTGGCTCGCTTCCATCAGGAGGGAGTCCTCACCCAGCTCAACGTCGCCTTCTCCAGGGACCAGGCTGAGAAG GTTTATGTTCAGCACTTACTGAAGAAGAACAAGGAAAACATCTGGAAGCTGGTTAATGAGGGGAACGCTCATATCTACGTGTGCGG CGATGCTCGCAACATGGCCCGGGACGTGCAGAACACCTTCTATGAGATCGTGgctgagtttgggaacatgAGCCAGCCCCAGGCTGTGGACTATGTAAAGAAACTGATGACGAAGGGCCGGTACTCTTTGGACGTCTGGAGTTAA